One stretch of Eupeodes corollae chromosome 2, idEupCoro1.1, whole genome shotgun sequence DNA includes these proteins:
- the LOC129948120 gene encoding cuticle protein 16.5 isoform X1, which yields MAFKVIFVISAIVACVQAGGPAAYSISAPSIDHGSVGNSQEHTVKGHYGQNSQSDYSSQVTAGHAVSHVSRSSTTNDAAVVAPSYGGHLVQAAHAISAPAIAHSYAPAISHGYAAAPAQILSHGYAASAPILSHGYAAAAPSYISAGAALSHGYLSHAPATLSHSYAAPAYSSYIASAPAAVKVAAAPAYASGYISHAPAYSQSYVSAPSAYKIAAPAIAYGSHAPHGLGLAAAHYAAPAYAAPAYAAHAYAPGPIIKAAPALVHTSVAGHGIHYAY from the exons atggcatttaag gTTATTTTCGTTATCTCAGCTATCGTTGCATGCGTTCAAGCCGGCGGTCCAGCTGCTTACTCGATCTCTGCTCCAAGTATCGATCATGGATCAGTAGGAAATTCACAAGAACATACTGTTAag GGACATTATGGACAAAATTCTCAATCAGACTATTCTAGCCAAGTTACTGCTGGTCATGCTGTTTCACATGTTTCCCGCTCAAGTACCACAAACgatgctgctgttgttgctccAAGTTATGGTG gTCACTTAGTTCAAGCTGCACACGCTATTTCTGCCCCAGCAATTGCCCACAGTTATGCTCCAGCCATCTCCCACGGATATGCTGCTGCTCCAGCACAAATTTTGTCGCATGGCTATGCAGCTTCAGCACCAATATTGTCTCATGGATATGCTGCTGCAGCTCCAAGTTACATTTCAGCCGGTGCAGCATTGTCACATGGTTATCTTTCTCATGCACCAGCCACCTTATCTCATTCCTATGCAGCACCAGCTTATTCTTCGTACATTGCTTCCGCCCCAGCAGCTGTAAAAGTCGCTGCCGCTCCAGCTTACGCTTCCGGTTACATCTCACATGCTCCTGCCTACTCTCAAAGCTATGTATCTGCTCCGTCTGCTTATAAGATAGCTGCTCCAGCTATCGCCTACGGATCCCATG CTCCACATGGTCTTGGATTAGCTGCTGCCCATTACGCTGCACCCGCCTATGCTGCTCCAGCTTATGCTGCCCATGCTTATGCTCCTGGTCCAATTATCAA AGCCGCCCCAGCTTTAGTGCATACATCCGTTGCCGGACATGGCATCCATTATGCATACTAA
- the LOC129948120 gene encoding cuticle protein 21.3 isoform X2, with the protein MAFKVIFVISAIVACVQAGGPAAYSISAPSIDHGSVGNSQEHTVKGHYGQNSQSDYSSQVTAGHAVSHVSRSSTTNDAAVVAPSYGAIAHSYAPAISHGYAAAPAQILSHGYAASAPILSHGYAAAAPSYISAGAALSHGYLSHAPATLSHSYAAPAYSSYIASAPAAVKVAAAPAYASGYISHAPAYSQSYVSAPSAYKIAAPAIAYGSHAPHGLGLAAAHYAAPAYAAPAYAAHAYAPGPIIKAAPALVHTSVAGHGIHYAY; encoded by the exons atggcatttaag gTTATTTTCGTTATCTCAGCTATCGTTGCATGCGTTCAAGCCGGCGGTCCAGCTGCTTACTCGATCTCTGCTCCAAGTATCGATCATGGATCAGTAGGAAATTCACAAGAACATACTGTTAag GGACATTATGGACAAAATTCTCAATCAGACTATTCTAGCCAAGTTACTGCTGGTCATGCTGTTTCACATGTTTCCCGCTCAAGTACCACAAACgatgctgctgttgttgctccAAGTTATGGTG CAATTGCCCACAGTTATGCTCCAGCCATCTCCCACGGATATGCTGCTGCTCCAGCACAAATTTTGTCGCATGGCTATGCAGCTTCAGCACCAATATTGTCTCATGGATATGCTGCTGCAGCTCCAAGTTACATTTCAGCCGGTGCAGCATTGTCACATGGTTATCTTTCTCATGCACCAGCCACCTTATCTCATTCCTATGCAGCACCAGCTTATTCTTCGTACATTGCTTCCGCCCCAGCAGCTGTAAAAGTCGCTGCCGCTCCAGCTTACGCTTCCGGTTACATCTCACATGCTCCTGCCTACTCTCAAAGCTATGTATCTGCTCCGTCTGCTTATAAGATAGCTGCTCCAGCTATCGCCTACGGATCCCATG CTCCACATGGTCTTGGATTAGCTGCTGCCCATTACGCTGCACCCGCCTATGCTGCTCCAGCTTATGCTGCCCATGCTTATGCTCCTGGTCCAATTATCAA AGCCGCCCCAGCTTTAGTGCATACATCCGTTGCCGGACATGGCATCCATTATGCATACTAA